Genomic window (Patescibacteria group bacterium):
TCTAATATATACTTCGCCATGGACTACTAGGTTATTTGGAATTTCCTTGTTACTGTTTTTGATTAATCTTAAAGGAACCTCACTAACAGTTTTTATGTTTTCTGTAACATTATCTCCTTGCTCACCATTACCACGAGTTGCAGCCCTCACAAGATGCCCGTTTTTGTAAATGATTTCTATTGCTAATCCGTCGTATTTTGGTTCTGCTGTGTAGTTAATTTTCTTTTTTTCTAGTTCTCTGCGGCAAGTTTTATCAAAATTGTGGATATCATCACTCTTGCGGGTAGCTTTTAGACTTAACATAGGGTAAGGGTGCCTTACTGTTTCTAGCTCGTTTACTGGCGCGCCTCCTACTTTTTTGGTCGGTGAAGTTGGGCTTTGCAGCTTGGGCCACTTTTCCTCTAATTCCTGCAACGTTTTGAGAAGTTTGTCATACTCAGAATCAGAAATAACAGGGTCGTTTTTTATATAGTAACGGTAATTGTGGTAACGGATAGCATGCCGGAGCTTTTGTATTGCTGATTTAGCTTTTCTTTCTGTTTGAATCGCGCTCACATTGATTTTTGGTTTTAGTTCTAGATTTTTTGGTTTTTCCATAGTTTAGCCTTCTTTTTGCAGTAGGTTTTGAAGTTCTGTTAGAGGGTAGGTATTTAAAACATCGTGGGGTTCTAACCAACCGCGACGGGCTTGATTGATCCCGTATTTTAGGAAATCTAGTTCTTCTAAGCTATGTGCATCACTAGAAATAGTCATTTTGACCCCTAGTTCTTTAGCCATTTTTGCATAAGCATCATCTAAATCTAGCCGGTCTGGTTGGGCGTTTATTTCTAGAAAACAGTTTTTTTCCTTTGCCTTTTTGAAAACCTTTTCCATATCATATTCATAACCACTCCTGCCACCAATTACTCTTCCTGTTGGGTGACCGAAAATATGAAAGTAAGGGTTATCCATAGCATTTAAAATTCTTTGAGTTTGCTCTTTGGGAGGTAAGTTGAATTTAGAGTGGATAGAGCAAGTTACAATGTCCAGTTTTTTTAAAGTGTTGTTTGGTAAATCTAGGGAACCATCTTCCATAATATCTACTTCAATGCTGGAAAGAATGGTAATACCGTCGAGTTTTTTGTTTATTTTTTTAATCTGTTTAATCTGCTCTTCTACTCCTTCTTTATCTAGTCCTTGGGTTATTCCCATGTACGCAGAGTGGTCGGTGATAGCAATGTACTCGTACCCTAATTTTTTGCACTTCTTGACCATGGTTTCTATAGGTTCTTCTCCATCACTGTTTTTGGTATGTATCTGGAGATCGCCGCGTATATCATCTAGCTTGACCAGGTTAGGGAGGTTTCCTTCCTTTGCTGCTTCTACTTCCCCGCGGTCTTCTCGTATTTCAGGAGGAATGTAGGGAAGGTTAAACAGTTTGTAGATTTCTTCTTCTGTTTCTCCGGCAACACTTTCTTCTCCTCTAAAAACTCCGTATTCATTAAGCTTTAGTCTTTCTTTTAATGCTAGGTTCCTTAATTTTATATTATGAGCTTTGGAACCAGTAAAGTACATGAGTGCTGCGCCATAACTTTCTTCTGCCACTACTCGCAAATCGACCTGTATCCCTGTGCGAAGTTTTACAGTAGATTTGGTTTCTCCCTCGGAAACTATTTCGCCAATATCTTCAAATTCTGTAAAGCGGTGGATAATTCCTTCTCCTTTTTTACCTGTGGTAAGTATGTCAATATCCCCTACCGTTTCTTTCTTTCTGCGGTAACTACCGGCAACTACCACGTCTTTTGTGTTGGGATCTTTTTTGAGATATTGGACAAGGGGTTCTACATATTGTTCAGCAACTTTTAGTTTTGTTCTCTTTTCTTCTCCTGGTCCCTCTTCCAGTGCTTTTTTGATTTTGGCAGTTATTTTTTCGCCAAAGCCGTGGAGCTCTTGCACCTTCCCTTCTTCTAGTGCTTTTTCAAGGTCTTTGGTAGTTTCGATTCCTAACTCTTGGTGCAAGTCCCCTACTCTTTCTGGACCCAAACCCTCGATGCTAAGTAGTGTAGTTAAAGCTTCGGGGAACTCTCCTTTTAATTCTTCCAGCTGTTTCAGCTTGCCGGTTCTTGCAATTTCTTCCAGCTTATTGGCCATATCTTTCCCTACTCCTTCAATTTCCGTTAGATCTTTTCCCTTATTAACCATATCTTCCAAGCTACGGGAAAGATTACGTACTTTTCGGGCCGCGTTGCGGTATGCTCGGATCCGAAACTGGTTGGCTCCTTGGATGTCCAAAATGTCTGCAACTTCTTCTAAGATATTTGCAACTTCACTGTTATACACTGGCATTGGTTATTTATATGTTAGCAAGAGTTAAAAAAGTATTCTACTGAGAAGGGGTTTGAAAGAGAAAGTTCCCCCTTTAAAAATTGCACTATAACCTGTTTGACCTCATCACACCATTGTGTAATGACTTTACACAACCTCATTATTAATTATCAGAATGGTACCTCGCAAAGGTAATACCTTTGATAGCTTGGTAGCTTTTGTAAAAGAAATGAATGATTATGCATATCAACGTACTAGTACGTTAATATAAGAGGTATTCCGAGACCAGTGGGTTTAGAGTTTATTCAAAGAATTCGTGGAATGGTGGGGCAATTAGTCTTCTCCCCCTTGGGATTTGATTTATTTTCTCAATATCTTTTCTTTCAAGCTCAAAGTTTAAACTTTCAATATTTTCTCGAAGATGGTCGGGTTCTGCTGAGCGGGGAATGACTACTCTCCCCTCTTGAATATGCCAGTTTGTAATAATTTGGGCTGGAGTTTGCTTATATTTTTTCGCTAGGTCTTGTATAACTTGAATTCTTAGGTCTTGTCCCTGACCAAGGGGAGAATAGGCGGTAATTATTATGTTGTGCTCCTCGCAGAAAGTTTGGAGTTCTTGCTGAGTGAAGGAGGGGTGATATTCTACCTGGTTATTGGTGATTTTTATACCTGTTTTCAGCGCTTCCTTTAAGTGGGAAATTGTAAAATTGGACACTCCAATTGCGCGCACTTTCCTCTGCACTTTTAAAGTTTGCATACCGTTTAACGTTTCTTCAATGGGAATGGTGCTGTTCGGCCAGTGAATAAGGAGAAGGTCTAAGTAGTCTGTATTTAGCTCTTTTAAGGTTCTGTTTCCTGCTTTGACAACAGCAGTTTTTTCTAGGTCTGTTCGCCATATTTTGGATGTTATAAAAAGCTGTTCTCTTTTAATGCTACTTTTATTAATTACATCGGAAATTACTTGGTGGTTGTTGTAAGCGTCTGCTGTATCGACGTGCTTGTAGCCAAGTTGAAGTGCTGCTTCTACTGCTCTTTTGCCCCTATCTTTTCTTAATTTCCAAGTACCTAGGCCTAGCATTGGTATTTCTGTCTTAGGATTAAGTTTTTTTGTTGGTATTTCCATAGTGAATTTAGTATATTTATAAGAAGTTAAAAATGTATGAAAGTAATGTAAGAAAAAAGTAATGTAAGCGTACCTAATTTAATGTGCGGTTTTGACAAGAGGGGCAAAAGTAGGTTCCTCTGCTTCCAATAACAATTCTTTTTACCTTGCCTCGGCATTGGGGGCATTCTGCATCGTCCTCACGGTGTTGTGCGAGCCAGGAGCTATCAATTTTGTTAGTTATACCCTTTTGCAAAGTATGTTGCATAGTCTCGTAGATTTTTTTCCACTCCTCCTGACCAAATTTAGTTACTTTGGTTTTGGGATGTAACTTTAAGCGGTAACATATTTCGTCCGCATAAACATTTCCTATTCCGGAAATTATGTGCTGATTCATAAAAATTGATTTAATCATTGCAGTGCGATCTTTTACTTTGTTGTAAAAGCTTTCAAAGTCAGTGTGCAAAGCATCGGGTCCAAACCCCCTTTCTTGTATATACTGATCTGGATCATTTGTAATTGAGAACTCGCCCAATTTTCTTATCGATGTGAGAGCTGTTGCTGAATGAGGAAAATAAAATATAAGTTTTGCGTATTTTGGCAGCTTTTTATCTTTTTTGAAATGTACTACATTACCTGTCATTCCAAAATGGGCTACCAACCATGTATCTTTTGAGGTTTTGCAAAAAAGGAATTTTCCGTAGCGCCTTGTATTTACAAAATGCGATCCTTCCAATTGATGTTGTAGATCCTTGAAAGAAATGTTTTTGAGCATTTGTTTACCTTTAACCTCCACTTTTTGGATAGTTTTATCTAGGGAAGTTTCTTCGAACTTGCGCCGAAAATGTTCAACATCGGGTAATTCTGGCATTTTAATCAAGTAGGGTTTTTAAAGTTTTAGCATTTTCTATAGCGTAGGCGTGTGCATCATTGTTAAAGTATGCATATACATCTAGGTCTGTTGCATCCCAGTTTTTTATGCGTCTGCTCCATTTGTTTAAGGTGCTTGTCTTGTACTTGCTTCTATAGAAGCCATCCGGTCCGTGAAAGCGGATGTAGACAAAATCACTAGTAATCTTTGTTGGAGAGGGTGCGTCGCGGTGATCGTGAATGCAAAAAGCAAGCCCCCCTTTTTCTAGCAAATCGTATATTTCATTTTGGTACCAACTTTTGTCTCGGAACTCGAATGCGAAGCTGTATTTGCTTGGTAGAACTTTAATGAATTTTTCTAGGCGTTCTTTGTCTACATGCCATTGTGGTGGTAGTTGAAAAAGAATTGGTCCTAGCTTATCTTCTAGTAATTTAATATTTTCAAGCATGTTAGAAACAGTTTTTTCCGGTTCTAGAAGATTCTTCATATGGGTAATATAACGGTTAGCTTTTATGGAAAAGAGGAAATCGGGAGGAGAACTTCCTTTCCAGCTTCTGACTATTTTTTTGGGGGAAAGGTTATAGAAAGTATTGTTAACTTCTACTGAGTCAAAGTGACTAGCGTAATAAGGGAGGTAATTTTTTTCTTTTATGCTTTTGGGATAAAAAGAACCCCTCCAGTGGCTATAAAGCCACCCTGATGTTCCAACTTTAATCATGGGTTAATGGTTACGCTTGGAATTTATTCTTACTCCACTCGACAATGTTTTTTGCATCATCCTCAAGTGCTTTCCCAAATGATATTCCCAAGGCCAATGCAATAGTTAGAGATAATCCTTGTGCTATTGCGCCTACAACTTGGCTTGCAATTTGCAAGTAATCCATAATTACTAGAATAAGAATAAACTTTCCCAGCGGCTTTACTATTTGGATAGCGAAATCAATGATTTTACTATCCCAGGAAGTACCCCTTATATTAATTTTCTTAATTATGCGGGCAAGTAGATTGATTGCGTACGAACCAATAAGCCAAATTATTATTGCAACTAAGATTTTTGGCACAATAATGCCTAATTGGGAAACAAACTGCTGTGATGCGCTCACAAATGGGTTTACTAGTGCTGACATTTAATTCACCCCCTTTCTGGATTTAGTTTTACTAGATGCTAAATTTGACACTATCAGGGTGCTTTCAAAGTAATTTTAAGACTAGGTAAGAAAAATGTAAAAGCTTATTCTTTTATTTTATACCCAAACCCACGAATAGTGTGAATCAGTTTTTTGTCAAAACCCTTATCAATTTTATCTCTTAAATAGCCAACGTAAACATCGACTACCCTGCTTTCCACATCTTGTGGATAAGACCAGATACGATTGAGTATAAACTCACGGCTTAGAACTTGTTCTTCGTGTTCCATTAATAATTGAAGTAACTTAAATTCTCGTGGTGTAAGCTCTATTTCTTTTTCACCTCTTTTTACCTCATGTGTCTTTTTGTCTAAGGTAAGATTTCCTACTTGCAGTTTTCCTGTAATTGTTTCTTGTGGTGTAAGCCTTGCATTGATTCGAAGCAGTAAGTCCTTTGTGTTTATTGGTTTGAGGACAAAGTCGTTAGCACCACATTTGAACTTTTCAATTATTTTTTCGGCTTCTTGCTCCTTAAGAATAAGGATTATAGGTAAGTCTGGTTTTTTTCTTTTTATACTTAGGCAGACTTCTTCACCCTTAATGTCGTCTAGCTCAAGATCAATGAGTACTAAATCTGGTTGTTGGTTTTCAATTTGGTTAAGAGCTTCACTTCCTTGTTTTGCTACCTGCACTTGATACCCATTCTCAGAGAGAACGTCACTTAGATATTCTTGTAAGTCTTTGTCTTTTTCAATAAGAAAAACTTTGGTCATTTTTATTTAAGGGCGCTGTAATTTGAATTGGGGTTAGGGTAGCAATTTGGCATTGTAGGAAGTTCTAGATCCAGCCTATACATAGTTGTAAAGAATTATACCACAGGGTCTTGTTTAAAAGCTTTAAGAAGTTTTGGCGAAGGAAAGCTTGCTCCGCAAAGCTCCGCCAGCTGGTGGGAGCGAAGTGGGGTGGTTGGTGCGCTCAGCGCACCTAAATGTTGCAAGCTGCCCTAAACCACATGGGATTTAGGGCATGAACCATGTAAGGGTTATGGCTACGCCACACGAGGTGGCTTGCTACGAACTTCGATGAGTGTCATGGCAGAACGTGGTTCATGGTTGAGCAGATTGGTCTAGAACCTATTTTACCCTCTGGGGCGAAACGAGACAAATGAGACAGTATAAAAAAGGGAGTCCTAAAATTACCTGATGTAGTTTGGTACACCCTATCTACCGGAAAACACCAGAGTGAAACCCTTCAAAAAAATTAGGGATTATAGTATCGGTTTTATCGAAACTCTCGTAAAATTTATAGTACGTGACCAAAGCTTCTAGCCAATCCCTGCGTGGGCTAGCAACGAATCTTTCCGCTCTTTCGATAATTGCCATATTAAACTCCATTGCTAGTTCTGGCGGAAATCCTTGATCAATTGGGGGATTCGTATTGACAAGTAGCACCTCGCCCGAAACTGGAAAAACAAACTCTTTTAGACATTTAAGAGGGTCGCGGTCGTCGATACCTCTGGTTACTATTGGGTTATCACCCACAATGTACCAGCTCTTACCGTCCGCGGGATAAAGGAAACGCCATCTTCCGATACTGTCATCCCAAGAATTGTCTCCATAAAATGGCGCAAAGGGTAGTACGAGTTTCAACGATTTTTTGAAAGCTTGGGAATTTTTTATTGCACTCAAGATCTCTTCAGGTGCCTTTTTACCATTTTTGTTAACTACAGAAAAGTAGTTAAGCGTATGGTCCTTATTAAAAGCGATGCTTGAAAGATTTTCTACAGCTCCAATATTGGTCGGTAATCTCCAATGTAGGCAGAGTATAAAGAAGAAAAGGCTCATCTTGTCCAAGAGGTCGATTTCGGTAATGCTGGATGACTTCCTGATTTTGTCGAACGTGGCCCACGACTCACTTTCAACATGTGTATATGCACTTTCCAAAAAGTCTGACTTTTTTCCTCCGGGAAAACTTACAGTATTGAGGTTATTTTCAAAGAATACAGCATCAGGAGTAGTTTCGAAAATACTCCTATTTCGCTTATCGTAAACAAAGAAAGTACCACCGCTATTAGTAAAGCCTTTGAGGTAATGTCGGGGGAGATAGTGATGTTTTTTGCTGGGTTTGTTCGTCATGAATAACTAACCCCTTATTCCTGATAGATTAAATTGCTTCATTCTTTTATTCTTCCGGAGCAGATGAAGGACTTGGAACGACTTCATCACTAAACACAAATCCTTTCTTTTTCAAACTTTCTATTAAATCAGGTAAGTTTGCCATTTCTCCTTTTAGCAGTTCAGCTAATCTTCTATGAACATCATCAATATCTTTCTTAATATATTCTTCCCTAAAAATCTTTTGAGCTTTTATAAAATCATCCGCAAACTGCAAGGCGTGTATAAAAACCCGCTCTTTACTAGTTGGATTAATCCTGACATACAGATGTTTATCTTGAAAATCAACTCCGGAGTAAGCTTCAACTCCTTTTTTGAAAATCGCTTGATGAACAGCTCCACACCTAACCGCGCCGTAAATAACTTTAGCCACCCATTGTTCTCCGTACAATGTATTAACTCTCCCCATCCAGTTTTTTATAAAGGACCTCGATCTCTCTGAGCTATTGCCTATTTTTTCACCTCTTTTATTAATTTTATAAAAACCTTTTTCTAAGCCGCCGAGAAAGTCTATACCCGCACTTACCAAAAGAATATACGGTATAGTAAAGCACAAATCACTTCCCCTCATCTTTTTTAGGTCCTCAAGAATCATTTCGTCGAAGTATGTCTTTAAGTAATTCTCTATATAAATCAGCTTTTCCTGTTTACACATATTTTGTCTCCGTCACTTTACGATTTTTACTAAATCTTCTTCTGTTTCATAACACCTCAACCGCCCGCTCAAATACCCAACCCTGTAAGACACTCCGTCACTCATTAATTTCCAATTCGTACCATCTAGGGTTATTTTAACAAGCTTTTTCAGCTGATTTCTACTATCATACTCCTCGCGATTGGGATTAGCCTCCTGGGCAGTGAAGGGAACAACGACGTATTTTCCTATTTCTGGTCTTTCGAGTTGGAGGTTAATAAACTGCTCTTTGGCCAGAGCTTTACCAAGAAGTTCATGTAATTCGACAACTGTTAGCTTTTCGAGTTGTTTTGCTTTTTGGTAAGCGGGATCTGCTTCTTTCTTCTCTTGTTCTTTAACGCTTTCCATGAAATTCGCAACTTGCGTCATGTGCACAACTGCTTCGTTCCCTTCTTCCTCTGTAAAGCAAAACTCTGATCTGTATTTTGCAAGTAATTCTTTACCTCTCTTCTCCTCTTGTTCCCGTTCTGCTTGCCATTTGTGGTGATCTTCAACCTCGGATTTATTGTAATCACAACCGCTACACGCGTACTTCCAAATCGTTTTATCTTCTTTTTCATCTGTCGTGATACTTACTTTTATTTCGTTCTCGCATTTTTCACAGATTTCTGGTGTGCTTTCGTACTTCTGGCCATTATCAAAATAACCTTCTCGGTAATTGCATTTAGGACATTCGTGGAGAAATAGTACTTTTAGGGGTTTGTTTGCAAGGTCCTGAAGTGTTTTGAGCGTCGGCTTCATCAGAACATCGCACTCAGGGCAGTAGAGTTCGGCGGGGGTAGCATTATCAAAATGATCCTGTTTGGCCTTATCTTCCGAAATCCAAAGATCCAGTGTTTCTTGCCTGTTCTTAAACCTTTCCAACTTTACGGAGTGGATAACTAAGTTAGTCATTCTGGACCAATCTGTTTCCAGCTTATCTTTTTTAATATCCTGACTTGTTGATTCTTCTTTCAGTTCGGAAAGCTTTTCTTGGAGGGTTTGTACCCATTGAATACAAATTTCTATGGTTTGAAGATCGTATTTATCTTCGTAATGTTGTGGCAATTTTAAATATTTTTCCATCTGTGTGGGAAAATAATTTAGTTTTCAATATAGGTAATATTTTCAAGTAGCACTTTAAATTTATCTGTTGAGTAGTCGGATAGAGGTGTTTTCGTTACTTTTCCATACGATGTTTGTAAATCATCAAGAACCTCGGTATTAGAAAACTTATCTTTAATTAACTTTTTAATTTTCTGTTCCAATTCCTTACTGCACCAACACTGCAACCCGCCACCTTCATAATCCGGCTCGATTCCTAAATTAAATTGCACTTTGTTTTCCGACTCAAATTCAAATTGAAAATAGACAAACTTAGGGGTCTTCTTGACTTCCAGTTGATCAATTATACATTTGCCTGATGCTAATTGGTTGTAAAGGGCCAGAAGATCTTTAACTTTTCCTTGTTCCGAGCGACCCTTGTAGGCAGTAATAAACTCGTCATCGCTTGGGATCTTTGTATGGCGGCGAGATTTACCGATGTCCTTTTTTACCTCACTTCCAAAAAGTTTGGGGATAATAATTTCAAACTCTTCATGTTTGTAATATTCCAATTCCACGGCGTAAATAGTAAATTCGCTATTCTGATTGACAAACAAAATAAGGTCCTTTAACCGATTGTCTAATGCATCCATCAAAACAACAAATCGATAGTTCCCATCTATAATATTCTGTCCCACAGTGTCCAAAACCGTAGTTGTATCCTCCTCAGAAAGTCCGTAGAAATTACGAATACGAGTGTGAAGAGGTTCATTCAAGTCCTTTGTAACGTGATTTGCAAGTTCGTTCAGGAAATCCTCGCGATTTCGGAAGTGAGCCCAAAGAGCAGCTCCGTAATCAAGTACTTGCGCAACTACTTTGCGCTTATCGGTATTTTTATAAAGTTTTGTTTCAATTAAATAAATCTCGCCTTCTTTATCAATACCTACAGCATCAATTGGACCGCTAGTGGTATTAAACTCCCTAGCAAGAATCAATAGACGAATATCTTCTTTTATTTCGTACAAAGGAATACTTTCGGGATTTTCATAAATATATTCCTGCAATTTGCTTTCTTTGCCAAAACTTTTACTTTCAGTAATTACAGCGTTTTTTCCGTTCTTAGTTATAACAATAGACATTTTATAGTTCACTAAAGCAATTTAGAATTAGTTTTTCTAGCTCTTTAGCTTGCTCTATATTCTCAATAGTCCTTGAAAAGTCGTCGAGTTTTTTTATTGTTCCCTCATTTAATCCCAGTTTTTCAAAATTAACAAAACCAAAAGCAATGTGCGCGCCCTCCGGATATATTCCAAACAGGCCAAGCTTTTTAGGTCTTGGGTTACTGGTATCTAAATATTCTATCCCGAGTTCTTTGCTCCGGTATCTAACGTAAAGATTATTGTATTTCTTTGCGAGATCTTTAATAAATGCTTTGAGATAGAGCAAGGCTTCTCTTACGTTATCGTCGTGGTTATGTGCCAATTTATCGAATTCCTTCTCTGTTATTCTGTAGGTTTTAGTTACGCTTTTATAATTGTCAGTGGCGGTTTGGAATTTTCCCCACGCTGTTTTTAAATTAGTCCCAATACGATTAGCACTAATTTTTTCCAGCTTATTAGAGCTATTGTTTAGATTTTCCTTGGACAAAAGACTCTCTAACTCTTTAAGAATTTCTCTTCCCCTTTGGGATTCTAATTCATTGAAGTTAAACTGAATTAAGGGTTTAGTTTTTTTCAAATCTTTGGGATTAATAAGTGCAGAATAAAGTTTGGAAGTTCGGCCAGAGGTAATTAATACCCAAGGGGTTTCAAGCTTCAACGTATATTCCAGACATTGATCTAAGTATTTCTCGACGGGCTCCTCCCAGGATTTTACTTCTACAATTAAGAGGGGTTTACTATCCTTTCCCAAGACCACAACATCAGCCTGGTTGAGCTCAAAAAAGAGATCTTTTGAAGTGTCGTAGCCTAAGAATCTTAATAGCGGTAAAACAAACTTAATCTTTACATTCTCTTCCGATCCGCGCTGAGCGGTAACAATGTCTTGGCTCACTTTAAGGTTGCGTAAATATTCAATTAGATCTGCTCCCTTGTTGAGATTCGCTTCTGCCTGTGTAATTAATTTCTGATGCTCTTGTGGCAATTCTGAAAATTTACTGGCGTTCGCAACAGAATCAACAAAGTCTTTTCTACTTTCCATGCCAAGACCAAGAATAGGCTCGACCATCATTAATTTTCCAACTCTGCGGCTTAATTCAGGCTTCATTTTAGATTTTGAACTTTCTGACCGTGGGGCTTAGAACTTATGTATTAAATTAGTTCTTTTTTTATTTCTTGGTATAGACAAATCAAAGTCTCAATATCCTCCTCTTTTAAGGTCTCAATATCTACATTGACGTAATCCCAACTTTTGCTTTGTTTAAACTCCGCGGTTTTAATTTTATCTAACACCTTCCGGCCATATTTTTGGCCAAATTAGATAAGTTGTCATCGTAATAAAAATAACCGCTTACGGCTTCGACTCTTCCATCCGACCACCCGTGCATAATTGTTACTAAATCATCTTTATACGGGAACTTTAGTGTGTAAGAACCAGTCACTGCTCCCGTACCAAAGCTTATTTCACCCAGGCTTTCCACGCCTTTAAACAACTTCTTTGATAAAGAAAAAGCATCTGAATTAATATTTTTTGCTAGTTCGTTAAAGAAGCTATCCTTATCCCATTTTTTCCTTTTCGAGGGTTGTTCTTCACGCGCTTCTGTTTGTTTAATGTTTACGCCATGAATTTGAGGAACTAAAAATTCGCTATCTTCTGAATCTTTAAAATATCGTGCGGCAAGGGCATAGATTTGAGGTCCAGAGAAACTACTGGAATTTATGAATTCCAATATTCTTTTTAGGCTGTCATCTACATCGTCTACCAGAATGAAAAGTGAGAAATCACCGTTATATAAATTATTACCAATCGCTTTGCGGAATTCTTCCTCGGACCACTCTTCATCTTCTATTAAATCCGCCATTAAGTCCAAGAGTGGGTTCCCTTTCTTTTCTTCAACCATAGCGTCAAATTGCTCATAAGTTTTTTTCCAAAGAAAAGCTGCGTAATCTAGAATTTGCCCAATTACTTTTCTTCTTATTTCGGCGTTAGCGGCGAGTTTAGCTTCAATTATTGTTATTTTTCCATCCTCATCAATACCAATAATATCCGAGGAACCCGCTCCCGGTAGACCAAATTCTTTAATTGCAACTTTTATTTCCTTTCTATCCTCACTTATTTCGTGAATGGGAATAATACTAGGGTCTTCGTAAATTATTTCTTGCAATTCAGCCTCGTTCCTGTATCCACGCTGGTTGTAAGCTTCCCATTTTTTGTTATTCTTTTCGCGTTTGAGTATTTTCATTTTGATTATAAACTAAGTTTCCAAAGCGCCCTTTAAGCTTCGCTTTTCTGCTGCCTTTGTTATAAAACGGGAGCCCTACCAATTAGATTGTGTAATCTCTAAGTTACTAACGGGCTAGCAATTACATCCTAGCTTACAGAACAACAATTGTAAAGCAAATACTTACTACCTGTGCGTTTTACTATTGTGCGAATTAGCTAACAATAAAATTATGCTTAGCAAGAAAAGATTCACACAGATTGTAGGTGATAATATTAGGGAATTGAGGCAGGAAAGAGGCTTGACTCAGGATGAGCTCTCGCATAAGTGCGGTTTCTACAGAACTTACATTAACTTAATTGAAACTGCCAAGAGAACTCCATCCTCCTACACACTATTTAAAGTAGCAAAAGGTTTGGAAGTTGAGGTTGATAAGCTTTATCCTTCTACCGTTTAAGTCTCTAATTCGTAGTTTCTTCAATCGAGAAGTCGCCTGGAAGTTTATCTGGCCATGCTTTTAGAATAACTAAATCGTTGTTTTCTGCATAATTATAAGCTTCCTGATATAAACTGCGAGCTTCTTTGTGTAACCTATCCTGTTCTTCTCCAAAGGTTTCCCGGTTTGTTTTTGACCAGGCAAACATTCCTTCTTCAATACCAGATTTTTGTTCCAGAAGGGATTCTAAGATTTCCATATGCTCATCAGTTTTGCTTTGGATTTTCTCCGGATCCGCTTCTTTCAAATCGGCAATAATTGTGTCCAGCGTCAGAAGGTTTTCCTTGTTTTCTTTTATTTTCTGGAACAATTCTTCCTCGTAAGTTCCGTTGTTGTATAAAACTTCAATAGTATTGAACTGCGTAATCAAATTAGCGCGCGTCATTGCGTAGGAAGCAAATTTTTCGGATATAGTTTCCA
Coding sequences:
- a CDS encoding DUF72 domain-containing protein: MIKVGTSGWLYSHWRGSFYPKSIKEKNYLPYYASHFDSVEVNNTFYNLSPKKIVRSWKGSSPPDFLFSIKANRYITHMKNLLEPEKTVSNMLENIKLLEDKLGPILFQLPPQWHVDKERLEKFIKVLPSKYSFAFEFRDKSWYQNEIYDLLEKGGLAFCIHDHRDAPSPTKITSDFVYIRFHGPDGFYRSKYKTSTLNKWSRRIKNWDATDLDVYAYFNNDAHAYAIENAKTLKTLLD
- a CDS encoding response regulator transcription factor, with amino-acid sequence MTKVFLIEKDKDLQEYLSDVLSENGYQVQVAKQGSEALNQIENQQPDLVLIDLELDDIKGEEVCLSIKRKKPDLPIILILKEQEAEKIIEKFKCGANDFVLKPINTKDLLLRINARLTPQETITGKLQVGNLTLDKKTHEVKRGEKEIELTPREFKLLQLLMEHEEQVLSREFILNRIWSYPQDVESRVVDVYVGYLRDKIDKGFDKKLIHTIRGFGYKIKE
- the polX gene encoding DNA polymerase/3'-5' exonuclease PolX, with the translated sequence MPVYNSEVANILEEVADILDIQGANQFRIRAYRNAARKVRNLSRSLEDMVNKGKDLTEIEGVGKDMANKLEEIARTGKLKQLEELKGEFPEALTTLLSIEGLGPERVGDLHQELGIETTKDLEKALEEGKVQELHGFGEKITAKIKKALEEGPGEEKRTKLKVAEQYVEPLVQYLKKDPNTKDVVVAGSYRRKKETVGDIDILTTGKKGEGIIHRFTEFEDIGEIVSEGETKSTVKLRTGIQVDLRVVAEESYGAALMYFTGSKAHNIKLRNLALKERLKLNEYGVFRGEESVAGETEEEIYKLFNLPYIPPEIREDRGEVEAAKEGNLPNLVKLDDIRGDLQIHTKNSDGEEPIETMVKKCKKLGYEYIAITDHSAYMGITQGLDKEGVEEQIKQIKKINKKLDGITILSSIEVDIMEDGSLDLPNNTLKKLDIVTCSIHSKFNLPPKEQTQRILNAMDNPYFHIFGHPTGRVIGGRSGYEYDMEKVFKKAKEKNCFLEINAQPDRLDLDDAYAKMAKELGVKMTISSDAHSLEELDFLKYGINQARRGWLEPHDVLNTYPLTELQNLLQKEG
- a CDS encoding DUF4238 domain-containing protein, which translates into the protein MTNKPSKKHHYLPRHYLKGFTNSGGTFFVYDKRNRSIFETTPDAVFFENNLNTVSFPGGKKSDFLESAYTHVESESWATFDKIRKSSSITEIDLLDKMSLFFFILCLHWRLPTNIGAVENLSSIAFNKDHTLNYFSVVNKNGKKAPEEILSAIKNSQAFKKSLKLVLPFAPFYGDNSWDDSIGRWRFLYPADGKSWYIVGDNPIVTRGIDDRDPLKCLKEFVFPVSGEVLLVNTNPPIDQGFPPELAMEFNMAIIERAERFVASPRRDWLEALVTYYKFYESFDKTDTIIPNFFEGFHSGVFR
- a CDS encoding DNA-formamidopyrimidine glycosylase family protein, with protein sequence MPELPDVEHFRRKFEETSLDKTIQKVEVKGKQMLKNISFKDLQHQLEGSHFVNTRRYGKFLFCKTSKDTWLVAHFGMTGNVVHFKKDKKLPKYAKLIFYFPHSATALTSIRKLGEFSITNDPDQYIQERGFGPDALHTDFESFYNKVKDRTAMIKSIFMNQHIISGIGNVYADEICYRLKLHPKTKVTKFGQEEWKKIYETMQHTLQKGITNKIDSSWLAQHREDDAECPQCRGKVKRIVIGSRGTYFCPSCQNRTLN
- a CDS encoding NAD-dependent DNA ligase LigA; protein product: MEKPKNLELKPKINVSAIQTERKAKSAIQKLRHAIRYHNYRYYIKNDPVISDSEYDKLLKTLQELEEKWPKLQSPTSPTKKVGGAPVNELETVRHPYPMLSLKATRKSDDIHNFDKTCRRELEKKKINYTAEPKYDGLAIEIIYKNGHLVRAATRGNGEQGDNVTENIKTVSEVPLRLIKNSNKEIPNNLVVHGEVYIR
- a CDS encoding aldo/keto reductase: MEIPTKKLNPKTEIPMLGLGTWKLRKDRGKRAVEAALQLGYKHVDTADAYNNHQVISDVINKSSIKREQLFITSKIWRTDLEKTAVVKAGNRTLKELNTDYLDLLLIHWPNSTIPIEETLNGMQTLKVQRKVRAIGVSNFTISHLKEALKTGIKITNNQVEYHPSFTQQELQTFCEEHNIIITAYSPLGQGQDLRIQVIQDLAKKYKQTPAQIITNWHIQEGRVVIPRSAEPDHLRENIESLNFELERKDIEKINQIPRGRRLIAPPFHEFFE